In Terriglobales bacterium, the following are encoded in one genomic region:
- a CDS encoding biopolymer transporter ExbD, whose amino-acid sequence MSLVKRDEGKKVNSDINVTPMVDVMLVLLIIFMVITPMLQKGHSVELAQTNNPEQMPDADKEDAILIAITRDNKIYLNNDQMGADQLSDKVRDRLANKTDKRVYVKADARAKYGTVVSVVDNVRSAGVDQLGLLTEQKRPLADQPAKTTAGGE is encoded by the coding sequence ATGTCTTTAGTGAAAAGAGACGAAGGCAAGAAGGTCAACTCCGACATCAACGTCACGCCGATGGTCGACGTGATGCTGGTTCTGCTGATCATCTTCATGGTCATCACGCCCATGCTGCAGAAAGGTCACAGCGTGGAGCTGGCACAGACCAATAATCCGGAGCAAATGCCGGATGCGGATAAAGAAGACGCAATCCTGATCGCAATTACTCGCGACAACAAGATCTACCTGAACAACGATCAGATGGGCGCCGACCAGCTTAGCGATAAAGTTCGCGACCGTCTGGCCAACAAGACCGATAAGCGCGTTTACGTGAAGGCTGACGCCCGCGCGAAGTACGGAACTGTGGTCTCGGTAGTGGATAACGTTCGTTCGGCTGGAGTCGATCAGTTGGGCCTGCTCACCGAGCAGAAGCGTCCGCTGGCGGACCAGCCAGCCAAGACAACCGCCGGCGGCGAGTAA
- a CDS encoding MotA/TolQ/ExbB proton channel family protein yields the protein MWLQTDTGEIGWDPISLWKQMGWLARIVVIILFIMSAWSIGVMIDRYIAFNAARKQSRSFAPQVAGALRDGKIDEAIRVAERNKKSHLAKVVTAGLQEFKAHGESTDIPGEQIEASKRALERAEAIVHAELKRGLGGLATIGSTAPFVGLFGTVVGILNAFRQISAQKTSGLGAVAGGISEALVTTAIGLFVAIPAVMMFNYFTNKVEAFDVEMDNSSSELIDYFLKRSGRR from the coding sequence ATGTGGCTCCAGACTGATACTGGCGAAATCGGGTGGGACCCGATCTCGCTGTGGAAGCAGATGGGCTGGCTGGCGCGCATCGTCGTGATCATTCTCTTCATCATGTCGGCGTGGTCGATTGGTGTGATGATCGACCGCTACATCGCCTTCAACGCCGCGCGCAAGCAGTCGCGTTCGTTTGCTCCGCAGGTTGCCGGCGCACTGCGCGACGGCAAGATCGACGAAGCTATCCGCGTGGCCGAGCGCAACAAGAAGTCGCATCTGGCGAAGGTCGTCACCGCTGGTCTGCAGGAGTTCAAGGCCCACGGTGAATCTACCGACATTCCTGGCGAGCAGATTGAAGCCAGCAAGCGCGCTCTCGAGCGTGCCGAAGCCATCGTTCACGCCGAACTGAAGCGCGGACTCGGCGGTCTCGCCACCATCGGTTCCACGGCTCCGTTCGTCGGACTGTTCGGCACCGTGGTCGGTATTTTGAACGCCTTCCGCCAGATCTCGGCGCAGAAGACCTCCGGCCTCGGCGCAGTCGCCGGTGGTATTTCGGAAGCGCTGGTGACGACCGCTATCGGATTGTTCGTCGCCATCCCCGCCGTCATGATGTTCAACTACTTCACCAATAAGGTTGAAGCCTTCGACGTGGAGATGGATAACTCGTCCTCTGAGCTGATCGATTACTTCCTGAAGCGCAGCGGACGTCGGTAA
- a CDS encoding biopolymer transporter ExbD: MAMTTGGSGGGPSASINVTPLIDVLLVLLIIFMVITPLTPRGLDALVPQPPKDKQKQQEPNDRTIVVSVNQGVPGQRPTLKINQDDVGWNDLQTRLTDIFKTRAERVMFVRGDDEVPFSDVAQVIDIAHASGVDKVGLMTAKIEAGQ, from the coding sequence ATGGCAATGACAACGGGGGGCTCCGGTGGTGGCCCCAGCGCAAGCATCAACGTAACCCCGCTCATCGACGTTTTGCTGGTGCTGCTGATCATCTTCATGGTCATCACTCCGCTCACGCCGCGCGGACTCGACGCGCTCGTTCCGCAGCCTCCGAAGGACAAACAGAAGCAGCAGGAACCGAACGATCGCACCATCGTGGTTTCCGTGAATCAGGGTGTTCCTGGGCAGCGTCCGACGTTGAAAATCAACCAGGACGATGTGGGTTGGAACGACTTGCAGACGCGACTCACTGACATATTCAAGACCCGCGCCGAACGCGTAATGTTCGTGAGAGGCGACGATGAAGTGCCGTTCTCGGACGTAGCGCAGGTCATCGATATTGCGCACGCGTCCGGTGTAGATAAGGTTGGGTTGATGACGGCGAAGATCGAAGCAGGACAGTAG